The following are encoded in a window of Candidatus Eremiobacteraceae bacterium genomic DNA:
- a CDS encoding NAD-dependent epimerase/dehydratase family protein — MDELHVVLGATGGAGNAVLGELLARGKRIRAITRLAPSRAAPEVEWRSVDALNTADLERACDGASVVYHCVNVPYAEWETKIVPIADSAMNAAAKAGATLVIMDNLYMYGAVTGPILETTPHRPAGPKGRLRDELERRYLAAHHAGTVKLAIGRASDFYGPIGLSSALLLAVDPVLRGKRASWIGDLDAPHTMSYLPDVGWGLVTLGERPAALGDVWHMPAAEPVTGRQFITMVCEAAGKPVRMGVITRPMMMLAGIFDPQVREALEVYYQFAQPFMMDASKFTRAFGSRITPHADAIKATLAARVQRASAAGA, encoded by the coding sequence ATGGATGAGCTGCATGTCGTTCTCGGCGCCACTGGGGGCGCCGGCAATGCGGTGCTAGGCGAGCTGCTCGCGCGCGGCAAGCGGATCCGCGCCATCACGCGCCTCGCGCCGTCGCGCGCGGCTCCCGAAGTCGAATGGCGCTCAGTCGATGCGCTCAACACCGCGGACCTGGAACGCGCATGCGATGGCGCTTCAGTCGTGTATCACTGCGTGAACGTCCCCTACGCGGAATGGGAGACGAAGATCGTTCCCATCGCGGATTCGGCGATGAACGCGGCCGCCAAAGCCGGCGCGACGCTCGTGATCATGGACAACCTCTACATGTACGGAGCGGTGACCGGTCCGATACTTGAGACCACCCCGCACCGGCCGGCCGGCCCCAAGGGGCGTCTGCGCGACGAGTTGGAACGCCGCTATCTGGCCGCGCACCACGCCGGCACGGTGAAGCTCGCGATAGGCCGCGCGTCAGACTTCTACGGTCCTATCGGGTTGAGCTCAGCGCTCTTGCTCGCCGTCGATCCGGTGCTGCGCGGAAAACGCGCTTCGTGGATCGGCGATCTCGATGCGCCGCACACGATGAGCTATCTCCCTGACGTCGGCTGGGGACTCGTCACCTTGGGAGAACGGCCGGCTGCGCTGGGAGACGTCTGGCACATGCCGGCCGCCGAGCCGGTCACTGGCCGTCAATTCATCACGATGGTCTGCGAAGCTGCGGGCAAACCGGTACGAATGGGTGTGATCACGCGCCCGATGATGATGCTCGCCGGCATCTTCGACCCGCAAGTCCGCGAGGCGCTCGAAGTCTATTATCAGTTCGCGCAACCGTTCATGATGGACGCGAGCAAGTTCACGCGCGCGTTCGGCAGCCGCATCACGCCGCATGCCGATGCGATCAAAGCCACGCTCGCAGCGCGGGTCCAGCGCGCCAGCGCCGCCGGAGCCTGA
- a CDS encoding MBL fold metallo-hydrolase → MLGSAAGGGVPQWNCACSNCRAARAKPALRRLQASIAVSADGERWLIANATPDIRHQIQAFDKLAPQTPRRSPIAAVVLTDANIDHAYGLLELRQADRLCIYSTETVRDVLLGGGNAFRPFAKPPHAWHIIGDAPVHVNDASGLPVGLRIRAIEVGGITPQYDGGREASGAAAGILINDGAYRLLYAPCAGTMTDPLRRELALADAVFLDGTFWTEHELTLQALGTRTARQMGHLPISGDDGTLPLVTGLGGKHRYYTHLNNTNPALDPASDAAKAIRDAGWALAEDGFAFSLTKDAGSAAGVKR, encoded by the coding sequence GTGCTCGGATCGGCCGCCGGAGGCGGCGTGCCGCAATGGAACTGCGCCTGCAGCAATTGCCGGGCAGCCCGAGCCAAGCCAGCATTGCGCCGCCTGCAGGCATCGATCGCAGTTTCAGCCGATGGCGAGCGCTGGCTGATCGCAAACGCCACACCGGATATCCGCCATCAGATCCAAGCGTTCGACAAGCTGGCGCCGCAGACGCCGCGCCGTTCGCCCATCGCCGCCGTCGTCCTCACCGATGCCAACATCGACCACGCGTACGGCTTGCTCGAGCTGCGCCAAGCCGACCGCCTGTGCATCTATTCCACCGAGACCGTGCGCGACGTTCTGCTCGGAGGCGGTAACGCGTTTCGTCCGTTCGCCAAACCGCCGCACGCGTGGCACATCATCGGCGATGCGCCGGTGCACGTCAACGACGCATCCGGCCTGCCCGTCGGGCTGCGCATCCGCGCGATCGAAGTCGGCGGCATCACGCCGCAGTACGACGGCGGCCGCGAAGCAAGCGGCGCCGCCGCGGGCATTTTGATCAACGACGGCGCGTACCGCCTGCTCTACGCGCCCTGCGCGGGGACGATGACCGACCCGCTGCGGCGCGAGCTCGCGTTGGCAGACGCGGTCTTCTTGGACGGCACGTTTTGGACGGAGCACGAGCTGACGCTGCAGGCGCTGGGCACGCGCACGGCGCGCCAGATGGGCCACTTGCCGATCTCGGGCGACGACGGCACGCTGCCGCTGGTCACCGGGCTCGGCGGTAAGCATCGCTATTACACCCACCTCAACAACACCAACCCGGCGCTCGACCCGGCGTCTGATGCGGCGAAGGCCATACGCGATGCTGGGTGGGCGCTCGCCGAGGACGGCTTCGCGTTTTCGCTCACCAAGGATGCCGGAAGTGCGGCAGGCGTCAAGCGCTGA
- the pqqC gene encoding pyrroloquinoline-quinone synthase PqqC gives MRQASSADLLDQLRAVGAQRYHDKHPFHVAMHDGRLTPEQLRGWVANRYYYQKNIPVKDAAILSNLPDRDKRRVWIRRILNHDGTLEAGGGGLEQWFALARAVGLSNEEVVAETRVAPGTRFAVDAYVTFARTQPWLPAVASSLTELFAPDLMSKRVEALVANYPWIDPQGLDYFRRRVTLAAQDADAALPWVLEGAADPAVRDACVAALRFKCDVLWAILDATQAAYGIGQDS, from the coding sequence GTGCGGCAGGCGTCAAGCGCTGATCTGCTCGACCAGCTGCGCGCGGTGGGCGCGCAGCGCTACCACGATAAGCATCCGTTCCACGTCGCGATGCACGACGGGCGGCTGACCCCCGAACAGTTGCGCGGCTGGGTGGCTAACCGCTACTACTATCAGAAGAACATCCCGGTCAAAGACGCGGCGATCCTATCGAACCTGCCTGACCGCGACAAACGCCGCGTGTGGATCAGGCGCATCCTCAATCACGATGGCACGCTTGAAGCGGGCGGCGGTGGACTCGAGCAGTGGTTCGCTCTGGCGCGCGCTGTCGGACTTTCGAACGAGGAAGTCGTGGCCGAGACGCGGGTAGCGCCCGGCACGCGCTTCGCCGTGGACGCCTACGTCACGTTCGCGCGTACGCAGCCATGGCTGCCGGCGGTCGCCTCGTCGCTGACGGAGCTATTCGCACCCGACCTCATGTCCAAGCGCGTCGAAGCGCTGGTCGCGAACTATCCGTGGATCGATCCGCAGGGCCTTGACTATTTCCGACGGCGTGTGACCCTGGCAGCCCAAGACGCGGACGCCGCGCTGCCGTGGGTGCTTGAGGGCGCCGCAGACCCGGCGGTGCGCGACGCCTGCGTGGCGGCGCTGCGCTTCAAGTGCGACGTCTTGTGGGCGATCCTCGACGCGACACAGGCCGCGTACGGCATCGGGCAAGACTCGTGA
- a CDS encoding tyrosine-type recombinase/integrase — protein LRSFYRFLKRENKRDDDPAADIESPKRDKLLPKVLKEREVGQLLRTVSGWQTDWLKVRDRAIMELLYASGMRRAEIASIDLADVDLRTRTIRVMGKGRKQRLVIINRTTAAAIRDYLNVRPRSADDAVFLGHTGHRLSTRHIWEIFRRIRALSGIDAKASPHTMRHSFATHLLEHGVDLITIQELLGHASVATTQIYTNVSFEHKRRAYDEGHPRDRQKDK, from the coding sequence CGCTGCGCTCCTTCTACCGCTTCCTCAAACGCGAGAACAAGCGGGATGACGACCCTGCGGCCGACATCGAGTCGCCCAAGCGCGATAAGCTGCTGCCCAAGGTGCTCAAGGAGCGCGAGGTCGGGCAGCTGCTGCGGACCGTCTCCGGTTGGCAGACCGATTGGCTCAAGGTGCGCGACCGCGCGATCATGGAGCTGTTGTACGCGAGCGGCATGCGGCGCGCCGAAATCGCGTCGATCGACCTGGCCGACGTGGACCTGCGCACGCGCACCATCCGCGTCATGGGCAAGGGCCGCAAGCAGCGGCTGGTCATCATCAACCGCACGACCGCCGCGGCGATCCGCGACTATCTCAACGTGCGGCCGCGCTCAGCCGACGACGCCGTCTTTCTCGGCCACACCGGCCATCGCTTGAGCACGCGTCACATCTGGGAGATCTTCCGCCGCATCCGTGCCCTCAGCGGCATCGACGCGAAGGCCAGCCCGCACACGATGCGCCACTCGTTCGCCACGCATCTGCTCGAGCACGGCGTCGATCTGATCACCATCCAAGAGCTGCTCGGCCACGCGAGCGTCGCGACCACGCAGATCTATACCAACGTGTCGTTCGAGCACAAGCGGCGCGCGTACGACGAAGGCCACCCGCGCGATCGCCAAAAGGATAAGTAG